Part of the Sporomusa termitida genome, CATTTCCGCAGGGCATATTGTACTGATTTTGTGATGCCAATTTTAGGATCGGTCAGTGTCCCGTCCAGATCAAACAATATTACCTGATATTTCAATCCAATCACCTCAAAAAACGTCGAATTTTACTTTGTTTTGTTGACAAGCCCGTAAAAAGGCTGTTACAATAAAGCCTAAATAATAAAAACTAGCTTGTTGGGGACCGGCCCCGGAAGTCGTTAGCGGCAACCGCAAATTGCTGTTATGTCCATATACTGCCTTTGACGGGGTAAAGCCCGGACAGGGAAGTTTCGCTCATATACTGCCAAGCGGAGTTTCCCTGCCAGGGCTTTTTGCATTTCCCCCACACTAACACAGGAGGCTTGTACATGGACTTATTAAAACAAAGAATCCAGGCTGACGGTCTGATTTTGAATAATTCCCTGCTAAAGGTTGACTCTTTTCTCAATCAGCAGATTGACCCCGAACTAATGATGAAAATTGCGGAAGAATTTGTCAGCCGCTTTCAAGGCGAAAAAATCACCAAAATATTAACCATTGAAGCTTCCGGTATTGCCGCGTCGGTAATGACCGGGCTCATTCTGCGGGTGCCTGTTATTTTCGCGCGCAAGCGCAAGCCAAAGGTAACCGGTGATGATGTGTATACGGCTAACGTCTATTCTTATACCAAGGGTGAAAGCAATAACATCATTATCTCCAGACAGTTTTTACAGGCCGATGACCGGGTGCTGATTATTGATGATTTCTTGGCCAATGGCGAGGCCGCCGCCGGCCTGGCCAATATTGTCGAGCAGGCTAAGGCCAAAGTCGTCGGGATAGGCATTGTCATTGAAAAGTCTTTCCAGCCCGGGGCCCAGAAATTAGCCGCCGCCGGCTACCGGGTTGAATCACTCGCCCGGATAAAATCGTTTGCCAACGGCCAGGTCAACTTCCTCTAAGCCTTATCAGGCAGCAGAACCGGCCCTGCTGCCGGCGATATAGCCGCTGCTGCAGACTTACAGGCCGGCGTTAGTTGCTTCAATATGAATAACCTCTACATCAGTAGTAGCTATCAGCCGGTAGCTGCTCTTATTTTCTCCTGCCAGCCGTTTCAGAAACCACCGCCGGCCCAGGTCCTTTCTCGTCGGCAGGGATAGTGCAACCACCAGCCGGTTTGTGCCGGCAGTCAGGCACGCCGGAAACAACGCCTGGCTGCTCTTGCTGACAACCGGATGCGGCACGGCGGCATTAACCTGGCAGAAAATGATTTCCGGCCCGTCTTTTTCAATCTGCCCGCTAATCTCCTGCATTATATCGGCTGCGGCGCAACCGGCTTTAGGCTCAATTAAAATAGCGAGATTATATATTTTCAAAGCAATCACTCCCGTACAGGCTGGGCCTGATATTGTACCGCTTTCCTGCTGTCAGCCCTTAAAGCGCTGCAAAATGTGCCAGCAGCAGACACTTTTCGTTACTGTCTTCCGCCCGGCGGCCCGGGGCCGGCAGGGAGGCAAAACCAGCCTGCTTATACATGGGGTTATCCCAGGTGCAAACAATGACCTCAAACTTGCCCGCGCCATGGTGAAGCCTGATCCTGCGGATACGTTCCTGCAGCATCAGCGCATTAATACCCTGATGCCGCCATTCAGGCACAACCGTAGCCCACGACAATTCATAAACGGAAAAACCGCACATGGACTGAGCCCAGGCAGCCACGCCGATTACCTTGTCCCGGGCCAGGGCGAGAATGAATCTGGCCCGGATATAGCCTTCGATGTCACCATTGAGAAAAGCTCTCATTTCAGCCTTTACATACAGCAGGCTTTCTTCTTCCCAGCCGCCGCTGATAAATACGTTCAGCGCTTCCTCAAATCGGTCTGCTGTTAAATCAACGAATTTAACATTGAACATACTGCTCCTCCTTATGCTTGTCTGCCAGTCCGGCCCAGCCAAGCCCCTGTCTCCGGTCAAAAGGGATTATGGCTTCTGATTCGGGATGGCAAATACCTTTTCCTTTATTTCACCAGGCATAAATATCGACAAATCTGCAACTCTACCTTGTCACCGGCAGGGATATTGTCAGGCCATAACGAAAAAAGCTTAATTCCCAATGCCGGCAAGGAGGGTTACATGCTTGAAGTCCAGCAAATTTATCCTTTTATTATTATTTTGCAGCGTCATCAGCATCATTCTTTATTCGCAGCGTTTTTTTACGGCTGAATTATTAACAATTGAAAGCAATATTGAAGTAGTGCAAAATCGCCATATTAAGCACTCCCGTATGGTTGTTGATATTCAGACCAAAATCAACAAAGTTCCTTTACTGCTGTGGAAATATATGCTGGCTGACTCAGGGGAGAAGAAAGCTTACTTTTCCAAGCAGCTGACTGAACAGATTGGCGAGATTGAAACCGAGCAGCTAGTCACTTTTAACAAGGATTCGGAAGAAATGATCCTGTATAGTTATGTACAGAAAAACTGGCTTGATTATAAAAATTTCGTTATCAAAACAATGGCCGCCGACAAAAACAATGAACCGCTGCTTGCCCTGGAAGCATTGACAGCAAGCCTGATTTACCTGGAGCGGGTCAATGACAGTATGAAAATGATTGTGGATTTCCATCAAAATGATGTCTCGCAAAAAACGGCAAATGTGGCCGCCATTGCCACAAGCTCCAAACACAATGCATTTGTATTCTCTTTTATTGCTGTTGCCGTCTTCCTGTTCGTTGTCTTCATTGCCTTCGGGAAAATTATCTTAACCGAAAAACAGCTGCGCAAACAAGTACTGGCCCTGGCGGAAAAAAATGCCCTGCTGGCCGAAAAAAACCTGAGAATCAGGCAATTGGCTTATGAGGATAATCTTACTGGGTTAGCCAACAGGTATGCCTTTCAATCCGCCCTGGCCAAAGAATTAAGTGCGGCCTGGCTGAACAACAGCGCCGGCGCTGTCGTTTTTTTGGACATTGATGACTTTAAGCAGGTCAACGACCGCTATGGCCATGCGGTCGGCGATGAACTTCTGGCCACGATCGGTACCCGTATTAAATCCCTGCTGGACCCGGAAATTTCTTTCGGTGCCCGTTTCGGCGGCGATGAATTTGCCCTGTTCTTCCGCAACATTACTGCGGCCGGGATTGTCCCGGTACTTGATACATTCCTTAACGTGGTTTTTATACCGGCGGAAATTCAGGGTATAACCCTTCATCCCAAGGCCAGTATTGGTGTGGCTTTTTACCCCCGGCAGGATACCGATACGGCCGGCCTGCTAAAAAAAGCGGATATTGCGATGTACCAGGCCAAGGGTAAAAAGAATGCCTATGTGCTGTATGATGACAGTATGCAATAAGCAGCCGGCCTTAACACACCGCAAAGTAAATTAAACCCCCGTAGCGCTGACGCCTGGCGCTAACGGGGGTTTTCCATATGGTTGAGGGCTCTTTCTTCGGCCGGAATCCGGATAAAAAGCAGCAGGGCCGCATTACAGAGGGTAGCCGCCGCCGCTG contains:
- a CDS encoding xanthine phosphoribosyltransferase, with translation MDLLKQRIQADGLILNNSLLKVDSFLNQQIDPELMMKIAEEFVSRFQGEKITKILTIEASGIAASVMTGLILRVPVIFARKRKPKVTGDDVYTANVYSYTKGESNNIIISRQFLQADDRVLIIDDFLANGEAAAGLANIVEQAKAKVVGIGIVIEKSFQPGAQKLAAAGYRVESLARIKSFANGQVNFL
- a CDS encoding GNAT family N-acetyltransferase, producing the protein MFNVKFVDLTADRFEEALNVFISGGWEEESLLYVKAEMRAFLNGDIEGYIRARFILALARDKVIGVAAWAQSMCGFSVYELSWATVVPEWRHQGINALMLQERIRRIRLHHGAGKFEVIVCTWDNPMYKQAGFASLPAPGRRAEDSNEKCLLLAHFAAL
- a CDS encoding diguanylate cyclase domain-containing protein, which codes for MKSSKFILLLLFCSVISIILYSQRFFTAELLTIESNIEVVQNRHIKHSRMVVDIQTKINKVPLLLWKYMLADSGEKKAYFSKQLTEQIGEIETEQLVTFNKDSEEMILYSYVQKNWLDYKNFVIKTMAADKNNEPLLALEALTASLIYLERVNDSMKMIVDFHQNDVSQKTANVAAIATSSKHNAFVFSFIAVAVFLFVVFIAFGKIILTEKQLRKQVLALAEKNALLAEKNLRIRQLAYEDNLTGLANRYAFQSALAKELSAAWLNNSAGAVVFLDIDDFKQVNDRYGHAVGDELLATIGTRIKSLLDPEISFGARFGGDEFALFFRNITAAGIVPVLDTFLNVVFIPAEIQGITLHPKASIGVAFYPRQDTDTAGLLKKADIAMYQAKGKKNAYVLYDDSMQ